In Dermacentor variabilis isolate Ectoservices chromosome 11, ASM5094787v1, whole genome shotgun sequence, one genomic interval encodes:
- the Svip gene encoding small VCP interacting protein, with amino-acid sequence MGICMSCFKGSGADITPSPRLDVTVKRQQMAEAAERRLKEQEHRGIKDPDKLKRQQQKREELEKELAAGGPGEANLRWQVQ; translated from the exons ATGGGGATTTGCATGAGCTGCTTCAAAGGCTCCGGCGCCGACATAACTCCATCGCCGAGACTTGATGTG ACCGTGAAGCGGCAACAAATGGCCGAAGCCGCGGAGCGGAGACTCAAGGAGCAGGAGCACAGGGGAATCAAAGATCCCGACAAATTAAAGAGGCAACAGCAAAAGCGAGAAGAGCTTGAAAAAGAGCTTGCGGCCGGTGGGCCGGGCGAGGCGAATTTGCGG tGGCAAGTCCAATGA